Genomic DNA from Azospirillum brasilense:
AGATTTGCTGGGTGGCGTCCAGCCGCAGCCCGTCGAGATGGTACTCGTCGATCCAGAAGGCGGCGTTTGCCCGGAAGAACTCCCGAACCGGGCCGCAGTTCGGGCCGTCGAAGTTGAGCGCGTCCCCCCACTCGTTCTTGTAGCGGGTGGTGAAGTAGTCCGGGGCGAAGCGGGACAGGAAATTCCCGCTGGGACCGAAGTGATTGTAGACCACATCCAGGATCACCGCGAGGCCCAGCGCGTGGGCGCGGTCCACGAAGCGCCGCATGTCGTCCGGTCCGCCGTAGAGCCGGGTCGGGGCGAACAGGTCCACCCCGTCGTAGCCCCAGCCGAAGCGCCCTGGAAACTCCGCCACCGGCATCAGTTCGAGGACCGTCACCCCCAGCTCCACCAGACTCGGCAGCTCGCGCGCCGCCGCCGCCCAGCTGCCCTCCGGCGTGAAGGTGCCGATGTGCATCTCGTAGAGCACCTGCCCGCGCAGGCCGCATCCCGCCCAGCCGGCGTCGGTCCAGGCGAAGGCGGACGGGTCCACCAGCTGCGACGGCCCCTCCGGCCCGTCGGGTTGGAAGCGGGAGGCCGGATCGGGGAAGGCCGGGCCGTCGTCGAGCCGGAACCGGTAGAGGCTGCCGACCGGCACGCCCTCCACAATCGCCGCGAAATAGCCGCCGTCCTCCGCCTCCAGCGCCACCGCGCGCTCCTCCGGCCCGACCAGCAGGTGCACGCTGCGGCAGGCCGGCGCCCAGACCCGGGCCAGCGCTCGATCACCGGCCGCGGGCTCGACACCAATCGGACAACGGCGGAGGGTGAAGGCCGAACCGCCGGCCTGCGCTGCATCGGGAGGACTCGACACGGGACACTCCCACCGCAATGTTTCGACCATCGCCCCCAACAGGCGCCATCTCCCTTCGTCCCATGGGCGATTCCATTGGAACCGGCCCCCCCTCCGGAAAGGTCTCCCGCCATGCCGCACCCCTCGCCGCGCGTCCTAATCTGGAACGAGTTCCGCCAAGAACGCCGGGAGGAGGCGGTGATGGCTCACTACCCCGACGGCATTCACGAGGCGCTGGCCGCCCCCCTGCGCGCCGCCGGCCTGACCGTGGAGACCGCCACGCTGGACGAGCCGGAGCATGGCCTGACCGAGGACCGGCTGAACGCCGCCGACACGCTGGTGTGGTGGGGCCACCGCGCCCATGCCGAGGTGTCGGACGCGGTGGTGGAGCGGGTGAAGCGGCGGGTGACCGAGCAGGGGATGGGCCTCGTGGCGCTCCATTCCAGCCATTTTTCCAAGCCCTTCGTCGCCTTGATGGGCACCGGCTGCTACCTGAAGCACCGCGTGGCGGCGGAGAAGGAACGGCTGTGGGTCGTGGACCCCGGCCACCCCGTGGCGGCGGGCATTTCCGATGCCATCGAGCTGGACCGGGAGGAGATGTACGGGGAGCCCTTCGACGTGCCCCCGCCCGACGACCTCGTCTTCCTGAGCTGGTTCCAGGGCGGCGAGGTGTTCCGCAGCGGCTGCGGCTGGCGGCGGGGGATGGGCCGGGTCTTCTATTTCCGGCCCGGCCACGAGACCTATCCCACCTACCACCACCCGCACATCCAGCGCGTGATCCTGAACGCCGTCCGCTGGGCGGCACGGCCAGAGGGGCTGGAGGCGCCGGTGCGGGGACGGCGGACGACTCCGCCGGAGCCCATCCCGCCCCGGACGTGACGGATCAGACCCGCTCCCCGAAGCTCTCGGCGGCGGCATCAATCACGGCGGGGTGGGCGCGCAGCCGGTTGAGCGCGGTGTCCCGCTGGGAATCGTCCAGTTCCAGCGTGACGATGACGTCGACGGCGCCGCCGCGCTCCGCGTCGCGTTCCTCGCGTGCGGTCTGGACGACATGGCCGCAGCGGTCGCGCAAGCTCCCGACGATCTCCGCCTCGACACCCCGTCCCTTCTCCGCCAAATAGGCGTAGACGATCTTCATGGCCGTTCCACCCCTTGTTTAGGCCCGCCGTCACGGCGCGAAGACGACCCGCATGCAATCGTCGGCCTTCTCCTTGAACATGCGGTAGCCCTGGGGCGCGTCGTCCAACGCCCATTTGTGGGTCAGCAGGTAGGCGGGATCGAGTTCACCCTTCTCGATGTGCTCGAACAGGCGCTTGACGTAGCGTTGGCCGTGCTGCTGGCCCATGCGGAAGGTCAACGCCTTGTTCATCGCCGCCCCCATCGGGAACTTGTCGATGAGGCCGCCATAGACGCCGACGATGGACAGGGTGCCGCCCTTGCGGCAGCACTGGATCATCTGGCGCAGGACGGCGGGCCGGTCGCTCTCCAGCCGCAGGGCCTGCTTGCCGCGATCGTACAGATCCTCAATGGCCAGCCCTTTGATGGACGGGGCGCCGCTGTCCGCCTCCATGCCCACCGCGTCGATGCAGACGTCCGGACCGCGCCCGCCGGTCATCGCCAGCAGGGCGTCGTAGATGTCGACGCGGCTGTAATCCAGCGTCTCCGCCCCCGCCTTCATCTGGGCGGCGCGCAGCCGGTCGGGGAAACGGTCGATGCCGATCACCCGCTCCGCCCCCATCAGGAAGGCGCTCTTCATCGCCATCTGGCCGACGCCGCCGCAGCCCCAGACGGCCACCACGTCGCCCGGCTTGATGGCGCCCATGTCGGCGGCCATGTAGCCGGTCGGCACGGCGTCGGAGACGAAGACCGCCTGCTCGTCCGTCACCCCCTCCGGCACGCGGAAACAGTTGGTGTCGGCGAAGGGGACGCGGATGTATTCGGCGTGGCTTCCGGCGTAGCCGCCGAAGGCGTGGCTGTAGCCGAAGATGCCGGCGGTGCAATGCCCGTAGGCCATCTCCTCGAAGGCCGGTTGCGGGTTGGAGTTGTCGCAGAGCGAGAACTCCTCATGCTCGCAGTGCCAGCACTTGCCGCAGCCGATGATCGACACGGTGATGACCCGGTCGCCGCGGTTCAGCCGCGTCACCTCCGGCCCCTTCTCCACCACCTCGCCCAGGAATTCATGGCCGATGATGTCGCCGGCCCGCATGGTTGGGACGTAGCCGCCGATCAGATGCAGGTCCGACCCGCAGACCGAGGACAGGCTGACCTTGATGATCGCGTCCTGCGGGGCAAGGATCGTGGGGTCCGGAACCCGCTCCACCCGCAGGTCGTTCACGCCGTTCCAGCAAAGCGCCCTCATCCCGTCACCTCACGCAGTTTGGCTGTCACCCGGCCCCGCTCGGCCCGCCCGCTCGGCTGGCCCTCGATGGTGGGAAGCTCGCCGACCTCCATGATCCGCTTCAGGCGGCGCAGCGCCTCGCGCGCCTGCTGCTCCGGCGCGGCGCCAAACAGGCGGGACACGGCGTTGCCGCCGGCGCCGCCCGGCGGGTGGTAGGCCAGGGTCAGGCTGACCTCCGTCCCGCGCCCGCCCGGCGCCGGACGGAACAGGACGGTGCCGCGGTGCGGCAGGTCGGCTCCCTCCAGCGTGTGCCAGGTGATGAGTTCGTTCTCCCGGACCTTGTCGAGCCGGCTGTTCCAGACCACCGGAACGCCGCCGGGGCCGTGGGCCTTCCAGCGGCTTTCCGTGTCGGACAGGATCTCCACGGCGTCGAGGTGGGGGAACAGCGCCGCCAGATGGCGGACGTTGCGCCAGTGGCGGAACAGTTTTTCGGCCGGGACCGCGATGGTGACGTTCGCCTGGGTGGTCGTCGGCTCCCGGCGCACCGCCGGCAGAGCAACCTGCCGCAGCGGGCTGGACAGCGGAACCCCCGCCGCCCCGGCGAGGAAAAGCCCGCCGCCGAGCGCGGCCAGCGCCCAGCTTCCCCGCCGCGCCCCGGCGAAGCCCAGCGCCGTGCCGCCGAGGATGGCGGCCCAGCGTTCGAGCGTGCCCGCGGAGCCCTCCGGGCGCCGCCCGCCGTCCCGGTCCCCGGTCATTGCCCGTCCTTCTTCTTCAGCAGATCCAGCTCGTACAGCCCCTTCATCAGGTCGTCGTGCAGATCGATGCGCTCCGCGATGTCGGTGTAGTGGGTGGCGTCGGGCGCCCGCCCGGCCTCGTCCAGCGCGCGGTCCCACTGGTTCCCGGCGAAGTCGCCGCGCCCCACGAACATGACCGCTCGCAGCTCCATCCGCTGTTCGGGCGTCAGGTCCTCCAGCATCTTCTGGAGCTGGCTCAGCGCGCCGCTGGCGTCGGAGGACAGGATGCTGAGGGCGTCGAGATCGGTCGGGTTCCGCGAACCGCGTTCGCTGCGCTGTTCCCCGAGGTCGATGTTGCGCATTCCAGCGAGGAAACGCTGGCGGTCGGCCACGGCCTCGTAGGCGAGGTCGGCGGCCTGCTTCACGGTATCGACCGAAATCTGTTTGAGCATGTGTCGCACTTCTTTTCAGTTGCACGGCTTTGCCCGACGCCAACAGCCGGGCTGCGGGTTCGTCGCGGAGGAGCCCCGGTTACCCGTCCCGCTTGCGCTGCTCGTCGGAGGCGCCGCGGGACCCGCCTGAGCCCGAGCCGCGCTCGCGCCCCTGCCCGCTGGACTGGTTCTGGCCGGGCTTGTTGCCGGCGGCCTTGTCCGGATTCTCATGGCCGGACTTGGCGGCCTTGCCGGGGCCGCCGGACTGATGCTTTTCCTGCTCGGTGTCGCGGTTGCTGCGGGACATGGGGTTTCTCCCGGTGTGGTTTCTCGGGTTGGCGGCCTTGGCGCTGCGGGGCATTGCGCGCGGCTCTTATCGCGAAGCCCTTGTCGGGAACCCTTGTCGGGAAGCCCTTGTCGCGAACCGCCTCTCGGCACAACCGGAGACGGTGCGGCGAGGTTCCGAAGCAACATGCCGGAGCAACTGAGATGCCCGGTGGCTTGTTAATCCCCGCAAGACCTTGGCAAGCCGGAGAACACCCATGCCGCTCCTGTCGGCGCAGATCGGTGACACCGTGGACGAGACGTTCGCTCCCGTGCGGCTGGAAACCGACCGCGGCACCGTGGACGCCCGCCTCTACGCCGCCCCGGACGGGCACAAGACGGCGGGAACGCTGGGCGTCATCTGGCTCGGCGGAGTCGGCGGCGGCTTCGACTCGCCGGCCCAGGGGCTCTATCCGCGGCTGGCGGACGATCTCAGGCCCGACGGCATCGCCTCGCTGCGCGTCCGCTACCGCAATCCCCGCGCGCTGGACGAAGCGGTCTATGACGCTCTGTGCGGCCTGACCTTCCTCGGCCGGATGGGCATCCACCATGTGGCGCTGGTCGGCCATTCCTTCGGCGGGGCGGTGGCGATCCAGGCCGCGGCCTCCAACCGCGGGGCGGTCTGCACGGTGGTGACTCTGGCCACCCAGGGGCTGGGCACCGACGCGGTGGCGGACCTGAGCTGCCCGGTGCTGCTGGTCCATGGCGAGGCCGACGAGGTGTTGACGCCCATGTGCTCGATCCACGTCCACCGCATGGCGCGCGAACCGAAGAAGCTGGTCCTGGTGCCCGGCGCGGGTCACTGCCTGGACGAGACCGCCGAGGCCGTCTGCCGCGAGGTGCGCGACTGGCTCAAGGCTCAACTGCTGGAGCGGTAGGGCATATCCACTCCCCCCACGGCGTCCTCCGGGATTAGGCTGCGGCCACCTCCCCGAAAAGCCCGGAGCCTGCCGATGCTCGGCACCCTGACCCTTCTTCTCTCCTGCCAGCTGGCGGGGGAACTGACCGCCCGCCTGCTGCATCTGCCCGTACCGGGGCCGGTGATCGGCATGGTCCTGCTGTTCGTCGGCCTGCTGGTCCGCGGCGGCGTGCCGGAGCCGTTGCAGGAGACGGCGGGCGGCATCCTGCGCCACCTGTCGCTTCTCTTCGTTCCGGCGGGCGTCGGGGTGATGGCCCATCTGAACCGGCTGGAGGCCGAGGCCCTGCCCATCGCCGTCGCCCTGCTGGGCAGCACGCTGATCGGCGTCGCGCTGACCGCCTGGGTGATGAGCGTGCTGAGCCGCCGCGGGCCCGACGCCGAGTCCAGGGATGCGGAGGACGCGCCATGAGCCCCGATTTCCACGAGATCTGGGTCTATCTGTCGGCCAGCCCGCTCGCCGGCCTGACCCTGACGCTGGCCGCCTATCAGGCGGGGATGTGGGTGTTCGAGCGGTTCGGGCGGCGGCCCGCGCTGAACCCGGTGATGATCGCGGTGCTGCTGATCGCCGCGACGCTGATGGTGGCTGGGATCGACTACCGCACCTATTTCGACGGCGCCCAATTCGTGCATTTCCTGCTCGGCCCGGCCACGGTGGCGCTGGCGGTCCCGCTCTACCGCCAGTTCCAACAGGTCCGCCGCTCCGCCGTGGCGCTGCTGGTCGCACTGCTGACCGGTTCCGCCGCGTCGGCCTTGAGCGCCGTCGCCATCGCCTGGGCGCTGGGCGCGTCGGAGCGCACCATGCTGTCGCTGGCGCCGAAGTCGGTGACCTCCCCCATCGCCATGGGCGTGTCGGAGCAGATCGGCGGGCTGCCCTCCCTCACCGCGGTCTTCGTGATCCTGACCGGGATCATCGCCGCCTCCTTCGGCACCTGGGTCCTGAACCTCGTCCGGGTGACAGACTGGCGGGCGCGCGGCTTCGGGCTGGGGGTGGCCGCCCACGGCATCGGCACCGCCCGCGCGCTCCAGGTCAACGAGGTGGCCGGAGCCTTCGCCGGGTTGGGAATGGGTCTGAACGGGCTGGTGACGGCGATCCTGCTGCCGGTCCTCTACCGCCTGTTCTTCACGTGAAGCGCCGTCCCGCGACAGAAGATTTCATGGAATCGTGGCTTGACAGAGCAAGCCTGCCTGCGCAGAGTGTGGCCCATGACTCGCATCGACCACACGAACGCCCTTCTGCGACTTATCACCCCGGCGCTTTGAGCGTCCGGGTCGTCTGCGTTCGTCCGCCCTGTTCCCTGGTCGAAGTGTCTGTTTTCCCAATGAGCACCCATTGCACGCGTCCATTCGGCACGCGCCCTTGCGGGGCGAAACGTGTCTCCCGGCTGGGGCCGGGGCTGCGACTTAGGAACGGTCGCTGAGCCGCCCGGCAGCTCGGCGACCGTAGTCCCGCCGGTCCCCACACCACACGAGACAACGCCCCGCCGCAAGACCGGGGCTCCCAAGGGATCACGAAGCGTCATGAACCACATCGCCACCCCCGCCGCCGCCACCACGTCTGCGACCTCTGCCGCCAAGCACGAGAAGTACGTCCCCTTCGCCCCGGTGAAGCTGACCGACCGCCAGTGGCCGAACCGGACCATTGAGAAGGCGCCGGTCTGGTGCTCGGTGGACCTGCGCGACGGCAACCAGGCGCTGATCGAGCCGATGGGTCCGGACCGCAAGCGCGCGATGTTCGACGCGCTGCTGAAGATGGGCTTCAAGGAGATCGAGATCGGCTTCCCCGCCGCCTCGCAGACCGATTTCGACTTCTGCCGCGAGATCATCGAGGGCGGCAAGATCCCCGACGGCGTGACCATCCAGGTCCTGACCCAGGCCCGTGAGGAACTGATCCGCCGCACCTTCGAGGGCATCAAGGGCGCCAAGCGCGCCATTGTCCACCTGTACAACTCGACCTCGGAGCTGCAGCGCCGCGTCGTCTTCGGGCTGGACCGCCAGGGCATCGTCGACATCGCCGTCGCCGGCACCAAGCTGATCAAGCAGCTGGCCGCCGAGCATCCGGAGACCGAGATCGTCCTGCAATATTCGCCGGAGAGCTTCACCGGGACCGAGCTGGAGTTCGCCCTGGAGATCTGCGAGGCGGTGATGGAGACCTGGGGCGCCAGCGCCGCCAACAAGGTCATCCTGAACCTGCCGGCGACGGTGGAGATGTCGACCCCGAACATCCACGCCGACCAGATCGAGTGGTTCTGCCGCAACATGAAGAACCGCGACGCGGCGATCATCTCCCTGCACCCGCACAACGACCGCGGCACCGGCGTCGCGGCGGCGGAGCTGGGCATGCTGGCCGGCGCCGACCGCGTGGAAGGCACCCTGTTCGGCAACGGCGAGCGCACCGGCAACGTGGACGTGATCACGCTGGCGCTGAACCTGCTGACCCAGGGCGTCGATCCGGAGCTGCGCATCGACGACATCAACGAGATCGTCCGCGTCGCCGAATACTGCACGCAGCTGCCCGTCCATCCGCGCCACCCCTACGCCGGCGAGCTGGTCTTCACGGCCTTCTCCGGCTCGCACCAGGACGCCATCAACAAGGGCCTGAAGGCGCTGGCCAAGTCCAACCACGGCACCTGGGAGGTTCCGTACCTGCCCATCGACCCGCAGGACCTGGGCCGCAGCTACGAGGCGGTGATCCGCATCAACAGCCAGTCGGGCAAGGGCGGCATCGCCTATGTGCTGGAGAAGGATTACGGCATCCAGATCCCGCGCCGCCTGCAGATCGAATTCTCCAAGACGGTGCAGCGCATCGCCGACGAGACCGGCAAGGAGCTGGCCCCCGCCGACATCCACAACGCCTTCAAGGCCGAGTATCTGGACATTGACGCCCCGCTGGCCCTGATCGAGCATTCGACCGAGCCGCGCGGCCCGAACTCCGGCGCCCGCGTGCTGAACGTGGTGGTGTCGCGCGACGGCGTGGTCAGCACGTTGAAGGGTTCGGGCAAGGGTCCGATCGATGCCTTCCTGGACGCGCTGCGCCAGGGGGCCGGCATCGACCTGCATGTGGTGGACTACCGCGAGCACGCCGTCGGCGAGGGCGAGGACGCCCAGGCCTGTGCCTATGTCGAGGTGAAGACCAACGACGAGCGCACCCTGTTCGGCGTCGGCATGGACGCGGACATCGTGACCGCCTCGCTGCGCGCCCTGGTCAGCGCCGCGAACCGCGCCTCGCGGTAAAGGGAGCTTGGAAAATGAGAAGGGGCGCCCGGCTGGGGCGCCCCTTTTTTGTTGGGTGTATGGGGAGTGTCCGAGACGGGCCCCCACCCTGACCCTCCCCCGCTGCGCAGGGGAGGGAAACTTGGCCCTCCCCTGCGCAGCGGGGGAGGGAGGGACCCACGCGCAAGCGTGGGAGGGTGGGGGCACCGCAATGGCACCCCCTCCCCCATCACCCCTCGATGCGCGAGAAGTCCGCCACCGCGTTCAGCGTCGCCCGGATCTGGCTGAGCAGCCGCAGGCGGTTGGCGCGCAGGTCGGCCTGCTCGGCGTTCACCGTCACCTTGTCGAAGAAGGCGTCCACCGGGCCGCGCAGGCGGGCCAGCGCCGCCATGGTGCCGGTGAAGTCCTCCTGCGCCAGCAGCGGCCGGGCCGTCTCGCCGGCACCGGACAGGGCGCCGTAGAGGTCCTTTTCCTCCGCCAAGGTCAGCAGGGCCGGATCGACCGGCTGGTCATAGGCCTTGCCGTCCTTCTTCTCCTCGATGCGGACGATGTTGCTGGCGCGCTTGTAGGCGGCGAGCAGGTTCGCCCCCTCCTCCGACCCGACGAAGGTCTGGAGCGCCTTCACGCGGGCCAGCAACCGGACGAGATCGTCCTCGCCGCCCAACGCGAACACGGCGTCCACGAGGTCATGCCGCACGCCCTGGTCGCGCAGCGTGACCTTCAGACGGTCGGCGAAGAAGGCCATCAGGTCGGTGGCGACGCCATCGGCGGCGGCGAAACCGCCGACCGTGTAGGCGCCGTGCGCGGCCTTGAACAGCTGCGTCAGGTTCAGCCGCAGCCCGTTCTCCAGGATCAGCCGGATGATGCCCAGCGCGGCGCGGCGCAGCGCGTAGGGGTCCTTGGAGCCCGTCGGCTTCTCGTCGATGGCGAAGAAGCCGACCAGCGTGTCGAGCTTGTCGGCCAGCGCCACGGCGACCGACACCGGAGCCGTCGGGCAGGAGTCGGAGGGCCCGAGCGGCTTGTAATGCTCGGCGATGGCCTCGGCGACCGCCGGGTTCTCGCCCTCGCCCAGCGCGTAGTAGCGGCCCATGATGCCCTGGACCTCGGGGAACTCGCCGACCACTTCGGTCACGAGGTCCGCCTTGGACAGCAGGGCGGCGCGGGTCGCCGCGTCCGCGTCGGCGCCGATGGCGCGGGCGATCTCGGCAGCCAGCACCTGGACGCGCGTGACCTTCTCCGCCACCGTGCCGAGCTTGGCGTGGAAGGTGATGGCGCCCAGCTTGGACACCCGGTCTTCCAGCTTCGTCTTGCGGTCCTGGTCCCAGAAGAACTTGGCGTCGGACAGGCGGGCGCGCAGAACACGCTCGTTGCCGGCAACGATGGCCTTGCCGCCGTCCGCCGTCACCGTGTTGGCGACCACGACGAAGCGCGGGGCCATCTTCCCGGCCTTGTCCAGCAGGGCGAAATACTTCTGGTGCGTGCGCATGGAGGTGATGAGAACCTCCGACGGCACGTCCATGAACTTCTCGTCGATGGTGCCGACCAGGGCGACCGGCCATTCGACGAGGCCGGCGACCTCCTCCAGCAGCCCGTCGTCGGGTGAGAGGGTCAGGCCCTCCGTTGCGGCCAGCGCCTCGGCGTCGGCCTTGATCTTGGCCTTGCGCTCGGCGCGGTCGAGCAAGACGTGAGCGGCGCGCAGCTTGGCCTTGTAGTCGGCGAAGTCGGTGACCGTGAAGGCGTCCGGCGACAGGAAGCGGTGGCCGCGGGTGCTGTTGCCGAAGACCAGCTTGCCCTGCGCGCCACCCAGGTCGAACGATCCCTCCAGCACCGCGCCGCCGAACAGCGCGATGATGGAGTGCAGCGGGCGCACCCAGCGCACCGTGCCGGTGCCCCAGCGCATCGACTTCGGCCAGGGGAAGTCACCCATGACCGCCGGGATGATCTCGGCCAGCACCTCCGCGGTGGCGCGGCCCTTCTTCTCCGCCACGGCGAAGTAGAAGACGCCCTTGCCGGTGTCGCGCTGCTCGCACTGGTCGAGGCTGGTCAGGCCGGCGGACTTCAGGAAGCCGGCGACCGCCTGCTCGGGCGAGCCGACGCGCGGCCCCTTCTTCTCCTCGCGGACGTCGGCGGTGCGCTCGGCCAGGCCGTCGATCACCAGCGCCAGGCGGCGGGGGGTGGAGTGGGCCTCGGCCGTGTCGAAGGACAGGCCGTTGGCGGCCAGCTTCTCGGTGACGAGGCGCTTGAGGTCGTCCGCCGCGCGCGCCTGCATGCGGGCCGGGATTTCCTCGGAGAAGAATTCGATCAGAAGTTCGGGCATGTTACTTGGCCCCCCCGGCGGTCCACGCCTCGCAGCAGGCTTTCGCCAGCGCGCGCACGCGGCCGATGTAGGCGGCGCGCTCCACGACGCTGATGACGCCGCGCGCGTCCAGCAGGTTGAAGAGGTGCGACGCCTTGATGCACTGGTCGTAGGCCGGCAGCGCGACGCCCTTGGCGATCAGCGACTGGCACTCCGCCTCGGCGTCCTTGAAATGCTGGAGCAGCATGTCGGTGTTGGCGTGCTCGAAGTTGTGGGCCGAATATTCGACCTCGGCGCGCTTGAACACGTCGCCGTATTTGACGCCCTGCCCGTTGAAGTCCAGGTCGTAGACGTTCTCCACGCCCTGCACATACATGGCCAGACGCTCCAGCCCGTAGGTCAGCTCGACCGCGACCGGGTCGCACTCGATGCCGCCGACCTGCTGGAAGTAGGTGTACTGGGTGACCTCCATGCCGTCGCACCAGACCTCCCAGCCGAGGCCCCAGGCGCCCAGCGTCGGGCTTTCCCAGTCGTCCTCGACGAATCGGATGTCGTGCAGCGACGGGTCGATGCCCAGCACCTTCAGGCTTTCCAGGTAAAGCTCCTGCGGGTTGGCCGGCGAGGGCTTCAGGATGACCTGATACTGGTAATAGTGCTGGAGCCGGTTCGGGTTCTCGCCGTAGCGGCCATCCTTCGGGCGGCGCGAGGGCTGCACATAGGCCGCCTTCCACGGCTGCGGGCCAAGCGCGCGCAGCGTCGTCGCCGGGTGGAAGGTACCCGCACCCACCTCCATGTCGTAGGGCTGGAGGATCACGCAGCCCTGCTCCGACCAGAACTGGTGGAGCTTGAGGATCAGGGCCTGAAAGGACAGGCCGCGGCTGTCTTGGGAAGACCCGCTCGGGGAGGCCATCGGCGGTCACTTATGATTGGTGTGGAAAAACGCGCCGCACGATACGCGGCGGTATCCCCGGAATCAAGCGCCCGCCAGGGGTTGCGGCTCAACGCCCGTAGGGGCAGACCGGCCGGCCGCAGGCCACGGCGGAGCGCGGGGCGACGTAGGCGCCGCATTCCGGGCACTTCTCCATGTCCTCCGCAGCCACCTGGGGCGAGCCGCCGCCGCTGGTGGAGGTGGGCTTTCCGGAGCCGCGACGCTCCCGCTCGCGCAGGCGCTCCCGCCCGACCGCGCCGACGCGGTTGTACCAGCGCCAGCCGAACCACACGGCGCCGATCACCAGGATCAGGAACAGGATTTTGGACAAGCTGAACATGGACGCAGGATTAGGGGGTGCGAGGCCACCCGGTCAAGAGGGGCCTCGCACCCCAAAAGATCGACCCGTCGAAA
This window encodes:
- a CDS encoding glycine--tRNA ligase subunit alpha, which codes for MASPSGSSQDSRGLSFQALILKLHQFWSEQGCVILQPYDMEVGAGTFHPATTLRALGPQPWKAAYVQPSRRPKDGRYGENPNRLQHYYQYQVILKPSPANPQELYLESLKVLGIDPSLHDIRFVEDDWESPTLGAWGLGWEVWCDGMEVTQYTYFQQVGGIECDPVAVELTYGLERLAMYVQGVENVYDLDFNGQGVKYGDVFKRAEVEYSAHNFEHANTDMLLQHFKDAEAECQSLIAKGVALPAYDQCIKASHLFNLLDARGVISVVERAAYIGRVRALAKACCEAWTAGGAK